The following proteins are co-located in the Candidatus Poribacteria bacterium genome:
- a CDS encoding type II toxin-antitoxin system HicB family antitoxin, with product MIEYKGYIGVVDFDPEIDLFHGTVINTQDVITFYGASVTELRTEMQKSLEVYFEVCEEQGKIPDKPFSGTLTIETTPELYSRIALNAARRQLEIDVYLQEVLEKIVSAD from the coding sequence ATGATTGAGTATAAAGGTTATATCGGAGTCGTTGATTTTGATCCGGAAATAGACCTCTTTCATGGAACTGTGATCAATACACAAGATGTAATTACATTTTATGGAGCATCCGTAACCGAACTTCGAACAGAGATGCAGAAGTCACTTGAGGTTTACTTTGAAGTCTGCGAAGAACAAGGAAAAATACCAGATAAACCTTTCTCAGGGACACTCACGATCGAAACAACCCCTGAATTGTACAGTCGGATTGCATTGAACGCAGCACGTCGTCAATTAGAAATAGATGTCTATCTTCAAGAGGTCCTAGAGAAGATTGTTTCGGCAGATTAG
- a CDS encoding xanthine dehydrogenase family protein molybdopterin-binding subunit: MSEYTVVGQTVARVDAVEKVTGAAQYGADVHPPGMLYGKIVRSKHAHANILSIDTSEAEKLPGVRAIITQDDVPSGRRVFATDKVLYLGEPLAAVAATDPDVAEEAAELVKIEYEVLPVVQDVMEAIQPSAPRLHGDATKDGPNRRGISTQIRRLSRDKENDHSDEISRLEAALEEYPDEVYYNISAESHSEAGDVEKGFAESDVVVEDTYVIPRVHQTYMEPHVSVASADSSGKITVWASTQGPFAIRSGIAGTLGIPLTQINVIGTTMGGGFGGRFGVIITHVPAVLLSQKTGRPVRVQMTREEEFIDGRPAPGCVIKIKTGATNDGRILAREALAFWDSGSVSGASIGSTIRVRGVYKIPNLKVDAYGVHTNKSGTAAYRAPGAPQAIFAGESQLDEIAERIGMDPVKFRLINMREEGDPVPAGAEEPKVGYKETLEAVADAAGWWDREAGENQGWGVAVGDWTNGCGPGGVYVSVHEDGSARIFHGSMDITGTDTAISQIIAEILTVPYESVTIRRGDTDSAPYSTGSGGSVVTFTMGNTAKLAAEDAHQRILELASERLNMNVDNLELKDGEVHVVTADPPKSISLGELAAYSLSTTGGPIVGKGSFARQPSTPALAAQIAKVEVDPDTGRTRVLKLVASQDVGYAINPMAVEGQIEGGTVQGYAWAMMEEMQYGENGNVNPGFVDYRVPTSADLPTVESVIVEVPAPNGPYGAKGVGEPPITPTLATMANAVKDAIGVRITELPIKPEKVVQALKSNGH, encoded by the coding sequence ATGTCAGAATATACTGTTGTCGGACAAACGGTCGCACGTGTTGATGCTGTTGAAAAGGTAACCGGTGCCGCTCAATACGGGGCAGATGTTCATCCACCCGGTATGCTCTATGGTAAAATCGTCCGCAGTAAACATGCACACGCCAACATACTCAGCATTGACACCAGCGAAGCCGAAAAACTTCCCGGTGTCAGGGCGATTATTACGCAAGACGATGTACCGAGCGGTAGAAGAGTCTTCGCGACTGATAAAGTCCTTTACTTGGGTGAACCGCTTGCTGCCGTTGCAGCGACCGATCCCGATGTTGCCGAGGAAGCCGCTGAACTCGTTAAAATTGAATACGAAGTCCTACCGGTTGTGCAAGACGTTATGGAAGCGATTCAGCCATCAGCACCTCGCCTGCACGGTGATGCAACAAAGGATGGTCCCAATCGAAGGGGAATCAGTACACAGATCCGGAGACTCTCTCGCGATAAGGAAAACGATCACAGCGACGAAATCAGCAGACTTGAGGCAGCATTAGAGGAATATCCTGATGAAGTTTACTATAACATCTCCGCCGAAAGCCACTCCGAAGCGGGTGATGTTGAGAAAGGATTTGCTGAATCGGATGTCGTTGTTGAAGATACCTATGTAATTCCACGGGTCCACCAAACTTACATGGAGCCGCACGTCTCTGTCGCCAGCGCAGATTCATCCGGTAAAATCACGGTCTGGGCATCCACACAAGGCCCGTTCGCGATCCGTTCAGGTATTGCTGGAACCCTTGGTATTCCGTTGACGCAAATTAATGTCATCGGCACAACAATGGGCGGCGGTTTTGGTGGACGTTTCGGTGTGATTATTACGCACGTTCCTGCGGTGCTGCTTTCGCAGAAAACAGGGCGTCCCGTCCGTGTCCAGATGACGCGTGAAGAGGAATTCATTGATGGTAGACCGGCACCCGGTTGTGTTATTAAAATCAAAACAGGTGCCACGAACGACGGACGCATCCTTGCGCGGGAAGCACTCGCTTTTTGGGATTCCGGTTCCGTCTCCGGCGCATCCATCGGTAGCACGATTCGAGTACGCGGGGTCTATAAAATTCCGAATCTCAAGGTAGACGCTTATGGTGTTCACACCAACAAATCTGGTACTGCTGCTTACAGAGCGCCCGGTGCCCCACAAGCGATTTTCGCAGGTGAATCCCAACTCGACGAGATCGCTGAACGTATCGGCATGGATCCCGTTAAGTTCCGTCTGATAAACATGCGCGAAGAAGGTGACCCCGTCCCCGCAGGCGCAGAGGAACCGAAAGTGGGTTACAAAGAGACTTTGGAAGCCGTCGCTGATGCCGCTGGATGGTGGGATCGGGAAGCCGGTGAGAACCAAGGATGGGGTGTCGCTGTTGGCGATTGGACAAACGGCTGTGGACCCGGTGGTGTTTATGTTTCTGTCCATGAAGACGGGAGTGCCCGTATCTTCCATGGGTCTATGGACATCACCGGAACGGATACCGCGATTTCACAGATTATCGCCGAAATCCTGACAGTGCCGTATGAAAGCGTCACGATTCGACGCGGCGATACAGATTCCGCACCCTATTCTACCGGTTCGGGTGGCAGTGTTGTTACCTTCACAATGGGCAACACCGCAAAATTGGCAGCGGAAGACGCTCACCAACGAATTCTTGAACTCGCCTCTGAGAGACTCAATATGAACGTGGACAATCTCGAACTCAAAGATGGAGAGGTCCATGTTGTTACCGCAGATCCGCCGAAATCCATTTCGTTGGGTGAACTTGCGGCGTATAGCCTGTCCACAACCGGGGGTCCTATCGTTGGAAAAGGTTCCTTCGCTCGACAACCCAGCACACCGGCACTCGCCGCGCAGATTGCAAAAGTTGAAGTAGATCCAGACACCGGCAGAACGAGAGTCCTCAAACTCGTCGCTTCGCAAGATGTCGGCTACGCTATCAACCCGATGGCTGTTGAAGGACAAATCGAAGGTGGCACAGTCCAAGGGTATGCTTGGGCAATGATGGAAGAGATGCAGTACGGCGAGAACGGTAACGTTAATCCCGGCTTTGTCGATTACCGCGTCCCAACCTCGGCAGATCTTCCAACGGTCGAATCTGTCATTGTTGAAGTGCCTGCCCCCAACGGTCCCTATGGTGCCAAAGGTGTTGGTGAACCACCGATTACGCCAACATTGGCAACGATGGCGAACGCTGTCAAAGATGCTATCGGTGTGCGGATTACCGAATTGCCGATCAAACCGGAGAAGGTTGTCCAAGCGTTGAAAAGCAATGGACACTAA
- a CDS encoding (2Fe-2S)-binding protein, translated as MAKHPVSLKVNGDEYDLLIEPRKTLLAVLRDTIGLTGTKEGCSTGDCGACTVIVDGKAVTSCMVLGVTASEKEITTIEGLASDGELHPVQQAFINTGGYQCGFCTPGFIMAAKALLDENPERTEEEFRHALGGNICRCTGYTKILAKHLQNNHQPSVIGIVTQVHTRLASRGRT; from the coding sequence ATGGCAAAACACCCTGTCAGTCTAAAGGTTAACGGGGACGAATACGATTTACTCATTGAACCACGCAAAACCCTGTTGGCTGTGCTCCGCGATACGATCGGTTTAACGGGTACCAAAGAAGGGTGTAGTACAGGCGACTGCGGTGCCTGCACTGTTATTGTTGATGGTAAAGCCGTTACATCCTGTATGGTGCTCGGTGTCACGGCTTCTGAAAAAGAGATTACCACCATTGAAGGGTTAGCCAGTGACGGTGAACTTCATCCTGTCCAACAGGCGTTTATTAACACAGGCGGTTATCAGTGTGGTTTCTGTACCCCCGGTTTCATCATGGCAGCAAAGGCACTTTTAGACGAAAATCCGGAAAGGACCGAAGAAGAATTCAGGCATGCACTCGGCGGGAATATCTGCCGTTGCACCGGATACACAAAGATTCTTGCCAAACATCTGCAAAATAACCATCAGCCATCGGTCATCGGCATTGTCACGCAAGTCCACACGCGGCTTGCGTCAAGAGGGCGCACCTGA
- a CDS encoding xanthine dehydrogenase family protein subunit M encodes MKGFEFFEPTTLAEASRLFAQEHAQLLAGGTDLVIGMKALTETPQSVISLQKIPGLAGVTTEADGSISVGAMTKVREVELSADIQDHHTALAEGASEIGSIQIRNLATVGGNIAHASPAADTVAGLLVADAQVDIASADGERSVSIDELFTGPGQTVLVPGEIITRFRLPNPASGSHYIKHKIREVMDLAFIGVAAAVNLDNGTITDARIGLAAVAPTPIRATEAENLLRGNELTAELLQQAGEAAAAASSPISDLRCSAEHRREMVDVLTRRTLQEAVARA; translated from the coding sequence TTGAAAGGTTTTGAGTTTTTTGAACCTACCACCCTCGCGGAAGCATCGCGGCTGTTCGCTCAGGAGCATGCGCAGCTCCTTGCTGGCGGAACGGACCTCGTTATTGGTATGAAGGCACTCACCGAAACGCCGCAGTCCGTAATTAGTTTGCAGAAAATTCCGGGATTAGCGGGTGTTACCACAGAAGCTGATGGCAGTATTAGCGTCGGTGCGATGACGAAGGTGCGAGAGGTTGAATTATCGGCAGATATTCAGGATCACCATACTGCATTAGCAGAAGGTGCCTCAGAAATCGGCTCTATCCAGATCCGTAATCTCGCAACTGTCGGTGGCAACATTGCGCACGCTTCTCCTGCTGCAGATACAGTTGCCGGTTTGCTGGTCGCTGACGCACAGGTTGACATCGCAAGTGCTGATGGCGAGCGGAGTGTGTCAATTGACGAGCTTTTCACAGGACCCGGGCAGACCGTCTTAGTACCCGGTGAGATTATCACACGCTTTCGTTTGCCGAATCCCGCGTCTGGTTCCCACTACATCAAGCATAAAATCCGTGAAGTGATGGATCTGGCGTTCATCGGTGTTGCTGCTGCTGTCAATCTGGACAACGGGACGATAACAGATGCCCGAATCGGACTCGCAGCTGTCGCGCCTACACCGATTCGTGCGACGGAGGCAGAGAATCTTTTAAGAGGAAACGAGTTGACAGCGGAACTTCTGCAACAAGCCGGCGAAGCCGCTGCAGCAGCCTCCAGCCCAATATCCGATTTACGTTGCTCCGCGGAACATCGCAGAGAAATGGTTGATGTTCTTACAAGGCGAACCTTACAAGAGGCAGTCGCGAGGGCATAA
- a CDS encoding Gfo/Idh/MocA family oxidoreductase, protein MSKRIKIGIIGCGMIAGSHVNGYLAHPQHAEIVAVCDTVEANVKRRHAEVLSGAASRAETAAEAAEKADTAEAREQLKADAALLAEYADNGVKIFSDYNEMITECDLDAVSLALPPFVHEPATVAAAQAGMHVFCEKPMARTATEARNMRDACDAAGVKLAYQSGGTCLDPTSYAIRDYVTSGKIGDVYYGRLTSYRVRGRPNVDMFGYGRWFLHSVYSGGGTIYDTGVYLINRSIYLLGSPQPATISGIAYRGMLPEYTGEEVNDVEEHVSVFVRFTNGMSFTYENGWSSNMAGQPQGIFIFGSEGSFSNDKLFLEKGEWDTDDQGNRRRYQGNLVETPLEFPDVSFPDKFRDFLDACNSDAQPVSNGDVGLKVTEIMSGALLSAKLGREISVEELYELEGLRAEPIPGWHIP, encoded by the coding sequence ATGTCAAAACGGATTAAAATCGGGATTATTGGATGCGGTATGATAGCCGGTTCACATGTCAACGGGTATCTTGCACATCCGCAGCACGCCGAAATCGTTGCTGTTTGCGATACAGTGGAAGCGAATGTGAAGCGGCGACATGCGGAAGTCCTTTCCGGTGCAGCATCGCGCGCGGAAACTGCAGCCGAGGCAGCAGAAAAGGCGGATACAGCGGAAGCGCGAGAGCAATTGAAAGCAGATGCTGCACTCTTGGCGGAATATGCTGACAACGGAGTCAAAATCTTTAGCGACTACAACGAAATGATAACGGAGTGCGATTTAGACGCTGTCAGCCTTGCCCTACCGCCATTTGTCCACGAACCCGCTACAGTCGCAGCCGCACAAGCTGGAATGCACGTCTTCTGCGAAAAACCGATGGCGCGCACGGCAACAGAGGCGCGAAATATGCGGGATGCGTGTGATGCCGCTGGCGTTAAACTCGCATACCAGAGCGGCGGCACATGCCTTGATCCGACAAGCTACGCCATTCGGGACTATGTTACCTCTGGGAAAATTGGTGATGTTTATTACGGTAGACTCACCAGTTACCGTGTCCGCGGCAGACCGAATGTGGATATGTTTGGCTACGGCAGATGGTTCCTCCATTCTGTTTACAGTGGTGGCGGCACCATATATGACACAGGTGTCTACCTCATCAATCGTTCTATCTATCTCCTTGGTTCACCACAGCCCGCCACAATTAGTGGTATCGCCTATCGTGGGATGCTCCCTGAATACACAGGTGAAGAGGTCAATGATGTTGAGGAACACGTATCTGTGTTCGTCCGATTTACGAACGGGATGTCCTTTACGTATGAGAACGGTTGGTCCAGCAATATGGCAGGTCAACCGCAAGGTATCTTCATTTTCGGCTCTGAAGGTTCGTTTAGCAACGATAAGCTCTTCCTTGAAAAAGGGGAATGGGATACCGATGATCAGGGCAATCGTAGACGTTATCAGGGCAATCTTGTCGAGACACCATTGGAGTTCCCAGATGTGTCCTTCCCCGATAAGTTCCGTGATTTCCTTGATGCCTGCAACAGTGATGCCCAACCCGTGAGTAATGGGGATGTTGGTCTGAAGGTTACGGAGATTATGAGTGGTGCGCTCTTGTCAGCGAAACTCGGTCGCGAAATCAGCGTAGAGGAACTTTATGAGTTGGAAGGACTCCGCGCGGAACCGATACCGGGTTGGCACATTCCATAG